In Collimonas arenae, a single genomic region encodes these proteins:
- a CDS encoding tetratricopeptide repeat protein yields the protein MNTINLIQQAYKDFQNGNVAHAERSLKNILQSQPANFDALHILGVICTATGQRPQAIDLFQRALAVAPDNVSLHYKLARAQFESGQFEAALGAYERILSLGYVKPEILLAKTAALVNLLRYQEALDCLDQALAQWPDYAEGWAHKGAVWYQLQHYEDALVCCSRALALQPSMADGWYKKSLALDKLERYPDALVCADRAITLAPDNAAYRLDRAVILHKLGRYAEALSDHEIGLSQAPDNAEAWGDHGLTLSRMKRHEQALVSYSRALSIQSGYADVLSNQSLSQLVLGQFEAGWLSYEYRWKKGNADHPRHTQIPLWLGQLAISGKRILLWSEQGLGDTIQFCRYASLVAALGAKVILEVDPALKNIAQTMGNFQVIAIGEHVPEVDYQTPLMSLPLVFKTDLATIPAKPAYLSADSRKKENWKSRQDFTNGKLKVGLVCSGNPGNTNDQRRSMPLQDFAPILQSGIADFFLIQKEVRESDLAFLQQTPSLRLPATDIDGFDDTAAIVANLDLVISVDTSIAHLSGALGVPVWILLPWAPDWRWLLDREDSPWYPSARLFRQDEVGNWEGVITRVTEALDGFLDSLPGINPR from the coding sequence ATGAACACGATCAATCTCATTCAACAGGCGTATAAGGATTTTCAAAATGGAAACGTCGCACATGCCGAACGTTCCCTGAAAAACATTCTGCAAAGCCAGCCGGCGAACTTTGACGCTTTGCATATCCTCGGCGTGATTTGCACCGCCACCGGCCAGCGTCCGCAGGCGATTGACCTGTTCCAGCGCGCCTTGGCGGTGGCCCCGGACAATGTCTCGCTGCACTACAAACTGGCCCGGGCGCAATTCGAGTCAGGCCAGTTCGAAGCAGCTCTGGGTGCTTATGAGCGCATCCTTTCCCTAGGCTATGTCAAGCCGGAAATCTTGCTGGCCAAGACAGCGGCTTTGGTCAATCTGCTGCGCTATCAAGAGGCCTTGGATTGCCTCGACCAGGCGCTGGCGCAATGGCCGGATTACGCTGAAGGCTGGGCTCATAAGGGCGCTGTGTGGTACCAGTTGCAGCACTATGAAGACGCACTGGTTTGCTGCTCAAGGGCGCTTGCGCTGCAACCATCCATGGCAGACGGTTGGTACAAGAAAAGCCTGGCGCTGGATAAATTGGAACGCTATCCGGATGCACTGGTTTGCGCTGACCGTGCCATAACCCTGGCGCCGGACAACGCGGCATACCGCCTGGACCGTGCTGTGATCCTGCACAAACTGGGGCGCTATGCAGAAGCGTTGAGCGACCATGAAATAGGACTGTCGCAGGCGCCGGACAACGCCGAAGCCTGGGGCGATCACGGCCTGACCCTGAGTCGCATGAAGCGCCATGAGCAGGCGCTCGTTAGCTACAGCCGTGCGCTCAGCATTCAAAGCGGCTACGCCGACGTACTCTCTAACCAGTCGCTATCGCAACTGGTGCTGGGGCAATTCGAGGCTGGCTGGCTAAGTTACGAATACCGCTGGAAAAAAGGGAATGCCGACCATCCGCGCCATACGCAGATACCGCTGTGGCTGGGACAGCTGGCGATCAGCGGCAAGCGGATTTTGCTGTGGTCGGAACAGGGCTTGGGCGACACCATCCAGTTTTGCCGCTATGCCTCGCTCGTCGCCGCACTGGGAGCCAAGGTCATTCTTGAAGTCGATCCCGCCCTGAAAAACATCGCTCAGACCATGGGAAATTTCCAGGTCATCGCCATCGGCGAGCATGTACCGGAAGTCGACTACCAGACACCATTGATGAGTCTGCCGCTGGTCTTCAAAACCGATCTCGCAACTATCCCGGCCAAGCCAGCCTATCTCAGCGCAGATAGCCGGAAGAAAGAAAACTGGAAAAGCAGGCAGGATTTCACCAACGGCAAATTGAAAGTCGGCCTGGTTTGCTCCGGGAATCCAGGCAATACCAACGATCAAAGACGCTCCATGCCGTTACAGGATTTCGCTCCGATACTGCAATCCGGCATTGCCGATTTTTTCCTCATCCAGAAAGAAGTCAGGGAAAGCGACCTCGCATTCCTGCAGCAAACCCCAAGCCTGCGGCTGCCGGCTACCGACATCGACGGCTTTGACGATACCGCCGCCATCGTCGCCAATCTTGACCTGGTGATCAGTGTAGACACCTCCATCGCGCACCTGAGCGGCGCCCTCGGCGTGCCGGTCTGGATTCTCTTGCCGTGGGCGCCGGACTGGCGCTGGCTGCTGGATCGTGAAGACAGCCCTTGGTATCCGAGTGCCAGACTGTTCAGGCAGGATGAGGTCGGGAACTGGGAAGGTGTCATTACGCGGGTCACCGAAGCATTGGATGGTTTTCTCGATTCTCTGCCTGGAATCAATCCAAGATGA
- the ppsA gene encoding phosphoenolpyruvate synthase produces MTDVESVGGKNASLGEMISQLAGAGVRVPGGFATTAQAFRDFLSHSVDGGPALADRIAERLATLNIEDVRALAQAGAEIRQWIVETPFQPRLEQEINEFYKRLVADSASEMSFAVRSSATAEDLPDASFAGQQETFLNVVGIDNVLEAMKHVFASLYNDRAISYRVHKGFTHAEVALSAGVQRMVRSDVGAAGVMFTLDTESGFKDVVFITSSYGLGETVVQGAVNPDEFYVHKPMLEQGKLPIIRRNIGSKLIKMEFTGEAKAGRSVKTVDVPIELRNRYSLDDTEIVELAKYATIIEKHYERPMDIEWGKDGRDGKLYILQARPETVKSQEKSSDAQQRFKLKGIGNVLTHGRAIGQKIGAGPVRVIHDASEMERVQPGDVLVADMTDPNWEPVMKRASAIVTNRGGRTCHAAIIARELGVPAVVGCGDATDVLKDGTLVTVSCAEGDEGKIYDGLLETEVSEVARGELPALPLKIMMNVGNPQLAFDFQSIPNGGVGLARLEFIINNNIGVHPRAILEYPNIDADLKKAVESVARGHASPKAFYVDKLAEGIATIAAAFWPKKVIVRLSDFKSNEYKKLIGGSRYEPDEENPMLGFRGAARYLASDFAEAFEMECQAMKRVRNDMGLTNVEIMVPFVRTLGQAEKVIGLLGKNGLVRGENGLRVIMMCEVPSNAILAEQFLEFFDGFSIGSNDLTQLTLGLDRDSGMELLAADFDERDPAILALLEKVIATCIAKGKYVGICGQGPSDHPDFAEWLMKQGIESISLNPDSVIDTWQKLAAAQ; encoded by the coding sequence ATGACGGATGTCGAATCCGTCGGCGGTAAAAACGCATCACTGGGTGAAATGATCAGCCAGCTGGCCGGCGCCGGAGTTCGGGTGCCGGGTGGCTTCGCTACCACTGCGCAGGCATTCCGCGACTTCTTGTCGCATAGTGTCGACGGTGGGCCGGCTTTGGCCGACCGCATTGCCGAACGCCTGGCAACGCTGAATATTGAAGACGTACGGGCCTTGGCGCAAGCCGGTGCCGAGATCCGTCAATGGATCGTGGAAACGCCGTTCCAGCCCCGTCTGGAGCAGGAAATCAACGAGTTTTACAAGCGTCTGGTGGCTGATTCCGCCAGCGAGATGTCGTTTGCCGTGCGTTCTTCGGCGACTGCTGAGGATTTGCCGGATGCGTCATTTGCCGGGCAGCAAGAAACTTTCCTTAACGTGGTCGGCATCGACAACGTGCTGGAAGCGATGAAGCACGTGTTCGCATCCTTGTATAACGACCGCGCTATTTCCTATCGCGTGCACAAGGGTTTCACCCACGCTGAAGTGGCGTTGTCGGCTGGCGTGCAACGCATGGTCCGCTCCGATGTCGGTGCCGCCGGCGTCATGTTCACCCTGGATACCGAATCCGGCTTCAAGGATGTCGTGTTCATCACATCGAGCTATGGCCTGGGCGAAACAGTGGTGCAGGGTGCAGTCAATCCGGACGAATTCTATGTCCACAAGCCAATGCTGGAACAAGGCAAGCTGCCGATCATCCGCCGCAATATCGGCTCCAAGCTGATCAAGATGGAATTCACCGGCGAAGCCAAGGCTGGCCGCTCGGTCAAGACTGTTGATGTGCCAATCGAGTTGCGCAACCGCTATTCCCTGGACGATACCGAAATCGTCGAGCTGGCTAAATACGCCACCATCATCGAGAAGCACTATGAGCGTCCGATGGACATCGAGTGGGGTAAAGACGGCCGTGACGGCAAGTTATACATTTTGCAAGCACGTCCGGAAACAGTGAAGTCGCAGGAAAAATCGAGCGATGCGCAGCAGCGTTTCAAACTCAAGGGTATCGGCAATGTGTTGACGCACGGCCGCGCCATTGGTCAGAAAATCGGCGCCGGCCCGGTACGTGTTATTCACGATGCATCCGAAATGGAAAGAGTGCAGCCAGGCGACGTGCTGGTAGCCGATATGACCGATCCTAATTGGGAACCGGTGATGAAGCGGGCTTCGGCGATTGTCACCAACCGTGGCGGCCGTACTTGCCACGCTGCGATTATTGCGCGTGAACTTGGTGTGCCGGCAGTGGTCGGTTGCGGCGACGCGACTGATGTCCTGAAAGACGGCACGCTGGTGACTGTATCTTGCGCTGAAGGCGACGAAGGCAAGATTTACGATGGCCTGCTGGAAACCGAAGTCTCCGAAGTGGCTCGCGGTGAATTACCTGCGTTGCCGCTGAAAATCATGATGAACGTCGGTAACCCGCAACTGGCTTTCGATTTCCAGTCGATTCCAAACGGCGGCGTTGGTCTGGCGCGTCTGGAGTTTATTATCAATAACAATATTGGTGTGCACCCCCGTGCGATCCTGGAATACCCGAACATCGACGCCGACCTGAAGAAGGCGGTCGAGTCGGTCGCCCGCGGCCATGCGTCGCCGAAGGCATTCTATGTCGACAAGCTGGCTGAAGGGATTGCGACCATCGCCGCTGCGTTCTGGCCGAAAAAAGTCATCGTGCGTTTGTCTGACTTCAAGTCGAACGAATACAAGAAGCTGATCGGCGGTTCGCGCTACGAGCCGGATGAAGAAAATCCGATGCTCGGTTTCCGTGGCGCAGCGCGTTACCTGGCCAGCGATTTCGCCGAGGCATTCGAAATGGAATGCCAGGCCATGAAGCGGGTGCGTAACGACATGGGGTTGACCAACGTCGAGATCATGGTGCCTTTCGTGCGCACGCTGGGGCAAGCGGAGAAGGTCATCGGTTTGTTGGGCAAGAACGGCCTGGTGCGCGGCGAGAACGGCTTGCGCGTAATCATGATGTGCGAAGTGCCATCGAATGCGATCTTGGCCGAGCAGTTCCTGGAGTTCTTCGACGGTTTCTCGATCGGCTCCAACGATCTGACTCAGTTGACTCTGGGACTGGACCGTGATTCCGGCATGGAATTGCTGGCAGCCGATTTCGACGAACGCGATCCGGCTATCCTGGCGTTGCTGGAAAAAGTCATCGCCACCTGTATCGCCAAGGGCAAGTACGTCGGCATTTGCGGTCAGGGCCCTTCGGACCATCCGGATTTTGCCGAATGGCTGATGAAGCAGGGGATTGAATCGATTTCCCTGAATCCTGACTCGGTGATCGATACTTGGCAGAAGCTGGCGGCAGCGCAATAA
- the ppsR gene encoding posphoenolpyruvate synthetase regulatory kinase/phosphorylase PpsR produces MHDAAPAPLVPANRTVFFVSDGTGITAETFGHSVLTQFELRFKQVRLPFIDTLDKAYEATRKINEAFVADGKLPIVFSTLVKADLSKVIQHAKAMHMDLIQTFVEPLEKELGVKSTHTIGRSHNTANTDEYKNRIEAINFSLAHDDGQSHKNLADADVILVGVSRSGKTPTSLYLAMQFGVKAANYPLIPEDFERDKLPSGLLPFKQKIFGLTIAADRLSEIRNERRPGSKYAALTNCRYEVNEAEKIMRREGIRWMSSTTKSIEEIAATILQDIKPDIRTF; encoded by the coding sequence ATGCATGATGCTGCTCCTGCGCCGCTGGTCCCTGCCAATCGCACCGTATTCTTTGTCTCTGACGGCACCGGCATTACCGCCGAGACGTTCGGCCATTCGGTACTAACCCAGTTCGAGCTGCGCTTCAAACAGGTGCGCCTGCCTTTCATCGATACTTTGGACAAGGCGTATGAAGCAACCCGCAAGATTAATGAGGCATTTGTTGCGGATGGCAAGCTGCCCATCGTTTTTTCGACGCTGGTGAAAGCCGACCTGTCGAAAGTGATCCAGCACGCCAAAGCCATGCATATGGATTTGATCCAGACGTTTGTCGAGCCACTGGAAAAAGAATTGGGCGTGAAGTCGACCCACACCATCGGCCGCAGCCACAACACCGCCAACACTGACGAATACAAGAACCGGATCGAGGCCATTAATTTTTCACTGGCGCATGATGACGGCCAATCGCACAAGAACCTTGCAGATGCCGATGTGATCCTGGTGGGCGTGTCCCGCTCGGGTAAAACTCCAACCAGCCTCTACCTGGCGATGCAGTTTGGCGTCAAGGCAGCGAACTACCCTTTGATTCCGGAAGATTTTGAACGAGATAAATTGCCAAGCGGCCTGTTGCCGTTCAAGCAAAAGATTTTCGGCCTGACGATTGCCGCCGACCGCTTATCGGAAATTCGCAACGAGCGCCGTCCGGGCAGCAAATACGCTGCGCTGACGAATTGTCGTTATGAAGTGAATGAAGCGGAAAAAATCATGCGGCGCGAGGGGATTCGCTGGATGTCGTCGACCACCAAATCGATTGAAGAAATTGCGGCGACGATTTTGCAGGATATCAAGCCGGATATACGGACCTTTTGA
- a CDS encoding TrmH family RNA methyltransferase: MKSITSDANPLYKELKQLATSAQARRKAGRTLLDGIHLAEAYLQHAGKPALCVASETALGHDEAAVLIRQCQAEGVQCIVLPDGQYRALSQVEHGVGLLFVIETPKTTVPAALTQSAVLLDNLQDPGNLGSVLRSAAAAGIKQIYCSEGSASAWSPKVLRAGMGAHFIVDIFEGVDLAALIATAQIPVLATSSYATQSIYQADLSGSLAWLFGHEGQGVAEDLLQLASQQVVIPHRGQMESLNVAAAAAVCFFEQLRQTK, encoded by the coding sequence ATGAAAAGCATCACCTCCGACGCCAATCCTTTGTATAAAGAACTGAAGCAGCTTGCTACCAGTGCGCAGGCGCGCCGTAAAGCAGGACGTACCTTGCTGGACGGGATCCATCTGGCGGAAGCGTATCTGCAGCATGCCGGCAAACCGGCCTTATGCGTCGCCAGTGAAACGGCGCTGGGGCATGACGAAGCGGCAGTGCTGATCAGGCAATGCCAGGCCGAGGGTGTTCAATGCATCGTGCTGCCGGACGGGCAGTATCGGGCGCTGAGCCAGGTCGAGCACGGTGTCGGCCTGCTGTTCGTGATTGAAACGCCGAAGACAACTGTTCCGGCGGCACTGACGCAGTCCGCGGTGTTGCTCGACAATCTGCAGGATCCGGGAAATCTGGGCTCCGTCTTGCGCAGTGCCGCTGCTGCCGGCATCAAGCAAATCTATTGTTCGGAAGGTAGTGCATCTGCCTGGTCACCCAAGGTTCTGCGCGCTGGCATGGGCGCGCATTTCATCGTGGATATTTTTGAGGGCGTCGATCTGGCGGCCTTGATCGCGACGGCGCAGATACCGGTGCTGGCCACCAGTTCGTATGCGACGCAAAGCATCTACCAGGCCGATCTCAGCGGATCGCTGGCCTGGCTGTTCGGCCATGAAGGGCAGGGTGTTGCGGAGGATTTGCTGCAGCTGGCAAGCCAGCAAGTAGTGATCCCACATCGCGGTCAGATGGAATCGTTAAACGTCGCTGCTGCGGCGGCGGTCTGTTTCTTTGAGCAATTGCGCCAGACTAAATAG
- the rnhB gene encoding ribonuclease HII has translation MTLSDPNLSLFSYDGETICGVDEAGRGPLAGPVFAAAVILDPARPITGLRDSKKLTAERRELLAEQIKGNALAWAIAECSEAEIDSLNILQATMLAMKRAVEGLAMLPTLALIDGNRCPALSIRSEAIVKGDDKVQAISAASILAKTARDAALQVLHEQYPHYAFDQHKGYPTALHMERLRLHGVSPVHRKSYAPVRALLVAGSGTMKA, from the coding sequence GTGACCTTATCCGATCCCAATCTCTCTCTCTTTTCCTACGACGGCGAAACCATTTGCGGCGTCGATGAAGCCGGTCGCGGTCCTTTGGCGGGCCCGGTATTTGCTGCTGCCGTCATTCTCGATCCGGCGCGGCCGATTACCGGTCTGCGTGATTCCAAGAAGCTCACCGCAGAACGGCGCGAGTTGCTGGCGGAGCAAATTAAAGGCAACGCGCTTGCATGGGCGATTGCCGAATGTTCCGAAGCCGAAATCGATAGCCTCAACATCTTGCAGGCAACGATGCTGGCGATGAAGCGCGCCGTGGAAGGCTTGGCGATGCTGCCGACGTTGGCGCTGATCGACGGTAATCGCTGCCCGGCGCTGAGCATTCGCTCCGAAGCCATCGTCAAGGGCGACGACAAAGTACAGGCCATATCAGCCGCATCGATTTTGGCAAAGACCGCGCGCGACGCCGCGCTGCAAGTGTTGCACGAACAATACCCACACTATGCTTTCGACCAGCACAAAGGTTATCCGACGGCGTTGCACATGGAGCGTTTGCGGCTGCACGGCGTCTCGCCTGTGCACCGTAAGTCGTATGCGCCGGTGAGGGCTTTGTTGGTTGCGGGTTCAGGCACAATGAAAGCATGA
- the lpxB gene encoding lipid-A-disaccharide synthase, whose product MADTNSNVAIAMVAGESSGDLLASRLLSGLRPHLPDARMYGIGGPKMAEYGFVSDWPMEKLSVNGLFEVLAHYRELKGIQNSLRDRLLAQKPNVFIGVDAPDFNFGLEEQLRRGGIPTVHFIGPSIWAWRGGRIKKIARAASHMLVIFPFEAEIYRKAGIPVTYVGHPLAQVIPMVPDVAAARSALCLPSDGRVVAIMPGSRMGELKHNTIAFVQAARILAQRDPGMRFIAPMAGQKQRAFFSELITQAGLQDLPIQILDGQSHTAMAAADAVLVASGTASLEVALYKKPMVIAYKMMRASWEIMRHMSYQPWIGLPNILAREFLVPELLQHNATPQALADALWKQLDDPAHQAMLRQRFTDMHHTLLRDTASESAQAVLQVIEQHKRTAGFSPARA is encoded by the coding sequence ATGGCGGATACCAATTCCAACGTAGCTATTGCCATGGTCGCCGGAGAATCCTCCGGCGATTTGCTGGCGAGCCGTCTTTTGTCCGGATTGCGTCCGCATCTGCCTGATGCGCGCATGTATGGCATCGGAGGTCCCAAGATGGCTGAGTATGGTTTTGTCAGCGATTGGCCGATGGAAAAATTGTCGGTCAATGGCTTGTTCGAAGTACTTGCTCACTATCGCGAACTAAAAGGCATCCAGAATTCCCTGCGCGATCGTCTTCTGGCGCAAAAGCCCAATGTCTTTATCGGCGTCGATGCACCCGACTTCAATTTCGGCCTGGAAGAGCAGTTGCGCCGTGGCGGCATCCCTACAGTTCATTTTATCGGTCCGTCGATCTGGGCCTGGCGCGGCGGTCGTATCAAGAAGATCGCGCGTGCAGCCTCGCACATGCTGGTCATTTTCCCGTTCGAAGCCGAGATTTATCGCAAGGCCGGAATACCGGTCACCTATGTCGGCCATCCGTTGGCGCAGGTGATTCCGATGGTACCGGACGTTGCGGCGGCGCGTAGCGCGCTCTGTCTGCCGTCCGACGGCAGGGTAGTGGCTATCATGCCCGGCAGCCGCATGGGCGAGCTCAAGCACAACACCATCGCCTTTGTGCAAGCCGCCAGGATATTGGCGCAACGTGATCCCGGTATGCGCTTCATCGCGCCGATGGCGGGTCAGAAGCAGCGCGCATTCTTTAGCGAGCTGATCACCCAGGCCGGTTTGCAGGACCTGCCGATCCAGATTCTGGATGGCCAGTCGCATACGGCCATGGCCGCCGCCGATGCGGTCCTTGTAGCCTCCGGCACCGCGTCGTTGGAAGTCGCCCTGTATAAAAAGCCCATGGTGATCGCTTATAAAATGATGCGCGCCAGCTGGGAAATCATGCGGCACATGAGTTACCAGCCGTGGATCGGTTTGCCGAATATACTGGCGCGAGAATTCCTTGTGCCCGAGCTGTTGCAGCACAATGCCACGCCGCAGGCGCTGGCGGATGCGCTTTGGAAGCAACTGGATGACCCGGCTCATCAGGCGATGCTGCGCCAGCGCTTTACCGACATGCATCACACTTTGCTGCGCGATACCGCCAGCGAAAGTGCGCAAGCTGTGTTGCAAGTGATTGAACAGCATAAACGTACAGCTGGATTTTCGCCGGCCCGAGCCTGA
- the lpxA gene encoding acyl-ACP--UDP-N-acetylglucosamine O-acyltransferase, with product MTRIHPTAVIDPKAALDSSVEVGAYTVIGPHVAIGANSKIGPHVVIEGHTTIGRDNSIFQFGSIGGVPQDKKYAGEPTRLEIGDRNTIREFVTLNLGTVQDGGVTRIGDDNWVMAYVHVAHDCQIGSNTTIANNATLAGHVYIGDWVLLGGFTTVHQFCRIGAHAMTAFTAAVSQDVPPFVTAAGNRAVPAGINSEGLRRRGFSGEQIMAIKRAYRTIYRSGLPLEEAMAALALEESKVPDSAEYIKQLREFIASSARGIIR from the coding sequence ATGACGCGCATTCATCCAACGGCCGTCATCGATCCCAAGGCGGCCCTCGACAGTTCAGTGGAAGTCGGCGCTTACACGGTCATCGGACCGCATGTCGCGATTGGCGCCAACAGCAAGATCGGCCCGCATGTCGTGATTGAAGGCCACACCACAATTGGTCGCGATAATTCGATTTTCCAGTTCGGTTCGATTGGCGGCGTACCGCAAGACAAGAAATATGCCGGTGAACCGACGAGGCTGGAAATCGGCGACCGCAACACTATCCGCGAATTCGTCACCTTGAATCTCGGTACCGTGCAGGATGGCGGCGTTACGCGTATCGGTGACGATAATTGGGTCATGGCCTATGTACACGTCGCGCATGATTGCCAGATCGGCAGCAATACCACGATCGCGAATAACGCCACGCTGGCCGGACATGTGTATATTGGCGACTGGGTCTTGCTCGGCGGATTTACCACTGTGCACCAGTTTTGCCGTATCGGCGCCCATGCGATGACCGCGTTCACCGCCGCCGTCAGCCAGGATGTTCCTCCATTCGTGACCGCAGCCGGCAATCGTGCCGTACCTGCCGGCATCAATAGCGAAGGTCTGCGCCGTCGCGGTTTTAGCGGCGAGCAGATCATGGCGATCAAGCGTGCTTACCGGACCATTTATCGTTCTGGTTTGCCTTTGGAAGAGGCGATGGCGGCTTTGGCGCTGGAAGAGTCCAAGGTGCCGGATTCTGCTGAATACATCAAGCAGTTGCGTGAATTTATCGCGTCGTCTGCGCGTGGCATTATCCGCTGA
- the fabZ gene encoding 3-hydroxyacyl-ACP dehydratase FabZ gives MNSPNQTLDINQIKTYLPHRYPLLLVDRVLNWESGKSITAIKNVTINEEFFNGHFPNKPVMPGVLTIEALAQTAALLSFLTEGRKPDENTVVYFLGIDKARFRRPVEPGDQIKLQVEIVRVVRGIWKYKAVASVDGELAVEAEFMCTMRDAVTPGAPADASPSA, from the coding sequence ATGAATAGTCCAAACCAAACGCTAGATATCAATCAGATCAAAACCTACCTGCCGCACCGTTACCCGCTGTTGCTGGTTGATCGCGTATTGAATTGGGAAAGCGGCAAATCGATCACAGCGATCAAGAATGTCACGATCAATGAAGAGTTTTTCAACGGACATTTCCCCAACAAGCCGGTCATGCCGGGCGTGTTGACGATTGAGGCGCTGGCGCAAACCGCTGCGTTGCTGTCGTTTTTGACCGAAGGCCGCAAGCCGGATGAAAATACCGTCGTGTATTTCCTAGGCATCGACAAGGCGCGTTTCCGCCGCCCGGTCGAACCAGGCGACCAGATCAAGCTACAAGTCGAGATTGTGCGCGTGGTGCGCGGCATCTGGAAGTACAAGGCAGTCGCCAGCGTCGATGGCGAGCTCGCAGTCGAAGCCGAATTCATGTGTACTATGCGTGACGCTGTCACTCCAGGCGCCCCGGCAGACGCTAGCCCATCTGCGTGA
- the lpxD gene encoding UDP-3-O-(3-hydroxymyristoyl)glucosamine N-acyltransferase: protein MSIRLKELVESLGGQLTGDADILISGIAPLSDAIASQITFLSNPKFRPQVSQTQAAAVILSAADDAAIGADYHGARIVVVNPYAYFARAAQLFAVKNAIPVIPGIHPAASVDATAVVAASACIGPNVVIGSGAVIGEHVRIEAGCVIGAGVSIGAESCLYPNVTVYHGCEIGRRAIIHSGVVIGADGFGFANDGGKWVKIPQTGRVLIGDDVEIGANTTIDRGALADTVIEEGVKLDNQIQIAHNCHIGAHTAIAACAGIAGSAKIGKYCSIGGAAMIHGHITIADHVHVSAGTLALRSISEPGQYTGFYPIAKHGDWEKSAALVRNLNTMREKIRSLEKSVKQLNVQDSQKDNE from the coding sequence ATGAGCATTCGGCTAAAAGAATTGGTCGAAAGCTTAGGTGGCCAATTGACAGGCGATGCGGATATCCTGATATCCGGCATTGCTCCATTGAGCGATGCCATTGCGTCGCAGATCACCTTCCTCTCGAATCCGAAATTCCGGCCTCAAGTGTCGCAGACGCAAGCTGCGGCGGTCATCTTGTCTGCGGCTGACGATGCAGCGATTGGCGCTGATTATCACGGTGCGCGCATCGTGGTTGTCAATCCCTATGCCTATTTTGCCAGGGCGGCGCAGCTTTTTGCCGTCAAAAACGCCATTCCTGTGATTCCCGGTATTCATCCAGCCGCCAGCGTCGATGCAACTGCAGTTGTCGCGGCTAGCGCATGCATTGGTCCTAATGTAGTGATCGGCAGCGGTGCAGTGATCGGCGAGCATGTCCGTATAGAGGCAGGTTGCGTGATTGGCGCGGGTGTAAGCATTGGTGCGGAAAGTTGTCTTTATCCCAATGTCACGGTCTATCACGGCTGCGAGATTGGCCGGCGTGCGATCATTCATTCTGGTGTGGTCATTGGCGCCGATGGTTTCGGTTTTGCCAACGATGGTGGGAAATGGGTCAAGATTCCGCAAACCGGCCGGGTCTTGATTGGCGACGACGTTGAAATCGGCGCCAATACCACGATAGATCGTGGCGCTCTGGCGGATACCGTGATTGAAGAAGGGGTCAAGCTGGACAACCAGATCCAGATCGCTCACAACTGCCATATTGGCGCGCATACTGCCATTGCAGCATGTGCAGGGATCGCCGGCAGCGCCAAAATCGGAAAATATTGCTCGATAGGCGGGGCTGCCATGATCCACGGCCACATCACTATCGCCGATCACGTGCATGTCTCAGCGGGGACGCTAGCCTTGCGCTCGATTTCGGAGCCGGGGCAATATACCGGCTTTTATCCGATTGCCAAGCACGGCGACTGGGAAAAATCTGCCGCCCTGGTGCGCAATCTGAATACAATGCGTGAGAAAATCCGGTCTCTGGAAAAATCCGTCAAACAGCTTAACGTACAAGATAGTCAAAAAGATAATGAATAG
- a CDS encoding OmpH family outer membrane protein, whose protein sequence is MKSLIKSFTSSTSASVLAVCFLSALSVAQAHADEGSKIAFVSSERILREANPAKAAQVKIEAEFSKRDKDLQDQAATLKAKADKLDKDSAVISESERVKRQRELSDLDKDFQRKQREFREDLNQRRNEELAIVLERSTKAIKQIAEAEKYDMVFQEGGVYVSPRIDITDKVLKILNK, encoded by the coding sequence TTGAAATCTCTAATTAAATCATTTACGTCATCAACATCGGCCAGTGTATTGGCGGTGTGCTTTTTGTCGGCATTGTCGGTAGCGCAGGCGCATGCGGATGAAGGCTCGAAAATAGCATTCGTCAGCAGCGAACGCATTTTGCGCGAAGCTAATCCGGCCAAGGCGGCGCAAGTCAAGATTGAAGCCGAGTTTTCCAAGCGCGACAAGGATCTGCAGGATCAAGCTGCGACCTTGAAAGCCAAGGCGGATAAGCTGGACAAGGATTCGGCAGTTATTTCTGAATCCGAGCGGGTCAAGCGTCAGCGCGAGCTGAGCGACCTGGACAAGGATTTTCAGCGCAAACAGCGTGAATTCCGTGAAGACTTGAACCAACGCCGCAATGAAGAGCTGGCGATTGTTCTTGAACGTTCCACCAAGGCTATCAAGCAGATTGCCGAAGCGGAGAAATACGATATGGTGTTTCAAGAAGGCGGTGTGTATGTAAGCCCACGTATTGATATCACCGATAAAGTATTGAAAATCCTCAATAAATAA